One Planctomycetota bacterium genomic window, CCGCCTCAGGTTATGCCCCCTTCCCGTGCGGCTGCCGGAAGGAAGCAATCAGTCCAGGTGGAAAATTTTCTCCATGTCCGCCCAGACGCCCGCGGCAACCGTCTCCTGGTCCACCGCTTCCAGCATCGGAACGACCACCGACCACCACTTCTGCGTGGTCTCGTCGTCGGCCATCCTCGCGGCGTCCGCCTCGAAGTCCTTGCCCGTGTATTCCACATACGTGAACAGGTAGCCGTCCTTGTGGAAGATGGAGTAATTCCGCAGGTTGCACGCTTTGATCATCTTCAGCACGTCCGGCCAGACGTCCGCGTGCAGGCGCTTGTACGCCTCATACTGCTCCGGTCTGACTTTTGCGACCCATCCGAATCGCTTCATGATTTGGTTTCCTACTGGTGCTTAGTACTACAACGCTATCTCAACGCAGAGAGCGCAGAGGGCGCAGAGGGCGCAGAGATAAGATATTCTTTCACAAGAACTTACACAGCATGCCCTGGCTTGAGCCGGGCGCTGTTCCACACCCCCAACTTCACGCCGTCTCCTTGTTCCTTTTGACCTCTTGACAGCCGTTCTCTGCGTTCTCGGCGGTCTCTGCGTTGAAGAACACAGCGTATCAGTGTTAGACGTTCTCGTCAAACTCGCCTAGTTTCAGCGGGTACGCCCCGTGCTCCCGGACCAGTCCGACGAGGTAATCGTACGTGGCCGGGTCCACCGTGTGCGGCACGGAATGGTCGGATTGGATGATGTACCCGCCGCCCTTGGCCGCGTTGAGTTTGCGGAGCACCTCGGCGCGGATCTTGGCGCGGTCGTTCGTCGCGAGGACGCGCACGTCGATGTTCCCGTTGAACGCCCACCGTCGGCCGAAGCGGCGCTTCAGA contains:
- a CDS encoding L-rhamnose mutarotase, encoding MKRFGWVAKVRPEQYEAYKRLHADVWPDVLKMIKACNLRNYSIFHKDGYLFTYVEYTGKDFEADAARMADDETTQKWWSVVVPMLEAVDQETVAAGVWADMEKIFHLD